The DNA segment AAGCGTCTGATGAGCGACCTGGAAGGCCGCGGCAAGCTGGACCGCGCCATCGAGTACCTGCCGACCGAGGAGCAGCTCGTCGAGCGCGCCGCGACCGGCAAGGGCCTGACCCGTCCGGAACTGTCGGTGCTGATTTCCTACAGTAAGATCGACCTCAAGGAAGCGCTGCTCAAGTCCCTGGTACCGGATGACGACTACCTGACCCGCGACATGGAGACCGCGTTCCCGCCGAGCCTGGTGGCCAAGTTCGGCGAGGCCATGCGTCGCCACCGCCTCAAGCGCGAGATCGTCAGCACCCAGATCGCCAACGACCTGGTCAACCACATGGGCATCACCTTCGTGCAACGCCTCAAAGAGTCGACCGGCATGAGCCCGGCGAACGTGGCGGGCGCCTATGTGATCGTGCGCGACATCTTCCATCTCCCGCACTGGTTCCGTCAGATCGAAGCCCTGGATCACCAGGTCTCGGCTGAAGTGCAACTGGCGCTGATGGACGAACTGATGCGCCTGGGCCGTCGGGCTACCCGCTGGTTCCTGCGCAGCCGTCGCAACGAGCAGGATGCCGCGCGTGATGTGGCGCACTTCGGTCCGCACCTGGCGGCGTTGGGCCTCAAGCTCGACGAACTGCTGGAAGGCCCGACCCGCGAAGGCTGGCAGAACCGTTACCAGGCCTATGTCGAAGCCGGTGTGCCTGAGCTGTTGGCGCGCATGGTTGCTGGCACCACGCACCTGTACACCTTGTTGCCGATCATCGAGGCTGCTGACGTTACCGGTCAGAGCGCTGCCGATGTGGCCAAGGCCTACTTCGCCGTGGGCAGCGCCCTGGACTTGCCGTGGTACCTGCAGCAGATCAGCGATCTGCCGGTGGGCAACAACTGGCAGGCCCAGGCCCGCGAAGCCTTCCGCGATGACGTGGACTGGCAGCAACGGGCGATCACCATCAAGGTTCTGCAAATGGCCGATGCGCCAGAAGACATGGAAGCTCGCGTGGCCCTGTGGCTTGAGCAGAACGCGAGCATGGTCGAACGCTGGCGCGCGATGATGGTGGAAATCCGGGCTGCGGTCGGCACGGACTACGCCATGTACGCGGTGGCCAACCGGGAACTGCTGGACCTGGCCATGAGTGGTCAAGCGGTGCTGTAATCGGCTGCTAGCGCGTTAAAACAAAGCCCCGTCTCGCGAGAGACGGGGCTTTTTGTTTTCACTCGATTCAATGTAGGGTGTATGCAAAATTTGCTGCCCCTGGTGCCCCTTGTGGGAGCGGGCTTGCCCGCGATAGCGGCAGTCCAGTCACTGTCGCTGGCGGCTGACCCACCGCCATCGCAGGCAAGCCAGCTCCCACATTTGATTTGGGGTGGTACCAACATTCTCTGCGCCAGTGAGGTCCCCTGTGGGAGCGGGCTTGCCCGCGATAGCGGCAGTCCAGTCACTACTTCTGGCAACTGATCCACCGCCATCGCAGGCAAGCCAGCTCCCACATTTGATTTGTGGTTGTACCAACATTCTCTGCCACACGAAGATCCCCTGTGGGAGCGGGCTTGCCCGCGATAGCGGCAGTCCAGTCACTACTTCTGGCAACTGATCTACCGCCATCGCAGGCAAGCCAGCTCCCACATTTGATTTGTGGTGGGGCCAAAATTCTCTGCCCCGCGCAGATCCCCTGTGGGAGCGGGCTTGCTCGCGAAAGCGGCAGTCCAGTCACTACTTCTGGCAACTGACCCACCGCCATCGCAGGCAAGCCAGCTCCCACATTTGATTTGTGGTTGTACCAACATTCTCTGCCCCGCGCAGATCCCCTGTGGGAGCGGGCTTGCTCGCGAAAGCGGCAGTCCAGTCACTGTTGCTGACGGCTGACTCACCGCCATCGCAGGCAAGCCAGCTACTACATTTGATTTGTGGTGGTACCAAAATTCTCTGCCCCGCGCAGATCCCCTGTGGGAGCGGGCTTGCCCGCGATAGCGGCAGTCCAGTCACTGTTGCTGGCGGCTGACTCACCGCCATCGCAGGCAAGCCAGCTACTACATTTGATTTGTGGTGGTACCAACATTCTCTGCCCCGCGCAGATCCCCTGTGGGAGCGGGCTTGCTCGCGAAAGCGGCAGTCCAGTCACTGTTTCTGGCGGCTGATACACCGCCATCGCAGGCAAGCCAGCTCCCACATTTGATTTGTGGTGGTACCAAAATTCTCTGCCCCGCGCAGATCCCCTGTGGGAGCGGGCTTGCTCGCGAAAGCGGCAGTCCAGTCACTGTTTCTGGCGGCTGATACACCGCCATCGCAGGCAAGCCAGCTCCCACATTTGATTTGTGGTGGTACCAAAATTCTCTGCCCCGCGCAGATCCCCTGTGGGAGCGGGCTTGCTCGCGAAAGCGGCAGTCCAGTCACTGTTTCTGGCGGCTGATACACCGCCATCGCAGGCAAGCCAGCTCCCACATTTGATTTGTGGTGGTACCAAAATTCTCTGCCCCGCGCAGATCCCCTGTGGGAGCGGGCTTGCTCGCGAAAGCGGCAGTCCAGTCACTGTTTCTGGCAACTGATCTACCGCCATCGCAGGCAAGCCAGCTCCCACATTTGATTTGTGGTGGTGCCAACATTCTCTGCCCCGCGCAGATCCCCTGTGGGAGCGGGCTTACCCGCGATAGCGACAGTCCAGTCACTGTTGCTGGCGGCTGACCCACCGCCATCGCAAGCAAGCCAGCTCCCACAGTTGAATCTCCATTGGCTTACGAGAGTTGTGCTTGCAGATGATCCAGATGTTGGGTCATCAGGCTTACGGCCGTGCCCCCATCCCTGCGCTCCAGTGCCTCGATCATCGCCGACTGCTCACGCCAGGTCCCGGCGAACGTTCCCTGTTGCGCAATGACCAGCGAGGTCAACGGCACCAGGCTATTGAGAAACTGCGCCAGTGGCCGATTCCCCGCAATGCTCGCCAGCAATAGGTGAAACTCGCCACACAGGCGGATGGCCGGGCCTTGCTGGCCCTGTTCGACGCACGCCCGTTGGCGCGCCACCAGTTCACGCAAGCGCCGCACCTGGCCGGGGCTGGCCTGTGCGCACGCCAATTGCACCACGGTCACTTCCATCAAGCGCCGCGCCTCGAGAATGTGTTGCACCTGCTGCGCATCGGGCGCCGCCACCTGGGCACGCAGGTTGGGGCGCAGGATGATCACTTGCTGCTCGGCCAGGCGCGCCAGGACCCGGCGCAGTACGCTGCGGCTGACGCCAAATTGTTCGGCCAGGCCTTCTTCGGTAAAGCGGCTGGTGGGCACGATGCGCTGTTCGAGGATGGCATCGAACAGCCGTGGGTAGAGGTCATCCACCGAGGGCCGTTTACCGGGCACCAGGCGCATGGGGGGCGGGGCGGTGACAACGTTAGTGCGTTGCAGGGCATGAGCGCTCATGGCCAGCCTCCAAAGTCAGTTGCCGAGATGGTCGTCGGGAATGTTCAGGGCGGTCCCCATGCGCTGGCCTTCGTTGAGGATATGGCGGCGCATTTCGGCGCTGGCCTGGGCGCTGTTCTTGCTGCGGATCGCGCGCACCACCGCTTCGTTTTCCTGCAGGCGCTCGGCCAGGTGTTCGGGGGAGTTGCGCAACACCTGGGCGCTTTGCTTGAGGGCGTTGCTAGTCTGCTGCACCACGTTCTGGAAGATCGGGTTGGAGGTCAGGGCGAACAGTTCTTCGTGGAAGGCGATGTAGGCGTTCATCCCCGCTTCACTGTCGTTGGCGTCCAGGGCTTCGCGCATGTCCATCAGGGTCAGGCGCAGTTGCCCGATTTCCTTGCTGGTGATGGACTGGGCCACCAGGCCGACGATAAACGGCTCCAGGGTGTAGCGCAGTTGCAGGATGTCGGCGAGGCTGGCGTCGGCCACGGCATCATGGGCTTGGGGCTCGTTGACGCTGGTTTCCAGCACGACCACGCCTTTGCCGGGCATCGAGCGCACCAGGCCGAGGGTTTCCAGGACGATCACGGCTTCGCGCAGGCTCGGGCGGCTGATGCCCAATTGTTCGGCCAGTTCGCGCTGGCCGGGGAGCATTTCGCCACGCCGCCATTGGCCTCGGGCCAGGGCGGCGCGTAGTTTTTCTACGACTGAATTGACGACGGTTGAGGTGCTGATCACGCCGGGCTCCTTATGTTGCAAACACAAACGGTAAAAATGGCGACGATTAACGGTGGGAGCGAGCAAGCCCGCTCCCACACTCGATCTGCGCTAGAACTCCTGGTGAGCCGGCAACACCGGCTTCTTGGCCTGGAACGCATACCCTTGCTGCCCCTCCAGCACCTTGTTGGCCCGTTGCAGATCAATGTCCTTTTCCCAGCGGGCAATGGCCACGGTGGCCACGCAGTTGCCGATCAGGTTGGTCAGTGCACGGCCAATCCCCATAAACCAGTCCACGGCCAACACCAGCACCAGGCCCACCACCGGGATGGCGGGAATGGCGGTGAGGGTCGCGGCCAGAATCACCAGGGCCGAGCCCGGTATGCCGTGGGCACCCTTGGAGGTGATCAGCGACACCAGCAGGATGGTCAGCAGATCGGTCATCGACAACGGCGTACCGGTGGCGTTGGCGATAAACACAATGGCCAGGGTCAGGTAGATCGAGAAACCATCGAGGTTGAACGAGTAACCGGTGGGGATCACCAGGCCGACGGTGGAACTGCCGATGCCCAGGTGCTCCAGTTTACGCATGATCTGTGGCAACACTGCATCGGATGACGCGGTGCCCATCACGATCAGCAGCTCTTCGCGCAGGTATTTGAGCAGCGGCAGCATGCGCAGGCCCGACAGGCGCATCACCGCGCCCAGGATCAGCGCGACAAACGCGATGCAGGTCAGGTAGAACAGACCCACCAGGCTGCCCAGGTGCTGTAGCGAATCCAGGCCATAGGTGCTGGTGGTAAAGGCGATGGCACCGAATACGCCGATGGGCGCCAGGCGCACGATCATGCCCATGATGCGGAAGATCACATGGCTCAGTTCGTTGATCAGTCGTGAAATGCCCGACGCCGCTTCCCCTACCAGGTTCAGCGCACTGCCGAACAGCACCGAGAACAACAGCACTTGCAGTACGTTGTTGTCGGCAAAGGCGCCGATCACCGAGTTGGGGATCAGGTCCATCAGGAACTGACTAGTGCCCTTGATATGTTGGCCACGATCCGCCAATTCATTGAGGCCGGCGGAAGACAGCTGTTCCAGATGGATATTGGCCCCGCTACCGATCCCGGTACTGAAGGCCAGCACCAGGCCCAGTACCAGGGCGATGGTGGTGAGGATTTCGAAATAGATCACCGACTTGAGGCCGATGCGCCCGACTTTTTTCAGGTCGCCAGCACCGGAAATGCCGCTGACCACCACGCAGAACACGATCAGGCCGATCAGCATCTTGATCAGCTTGATAAAGCCGTCACCCAGGGGTTTGAGTTGTGAGGAGAATTCGGGAAGGGCCAAGCCGCACGCGATGCCGAGCATCAGGCCTATGACGACTTGCAGGAAAATCGAACGCGAGCACCATCTGAGCATGGGAAGGATCTCTATTCGGTGCCCTGGTGGGTCCAGGGCTTAATTGTTGTGGTCTTACCGGTAAGTCCAGTGCGCGGCCAGTCTACGCTCGGTTTTTTGCAAACTACAAGGGGGGGAGGGGCTGTTTAGCTTGTCCGGTCTTACCAGTTGCTCGGTAACCGTGATGCTTGAGCGGTTGGCGGTCTGGAAAATTTTTCGCTTATCATCCCCGGCTTGGCTGCTGAGGTGATGCATGGACAAGCCTGGACTGACAACCGATGAAACGGGACTGACCCGTTGTACATGGCGAACGGCCGCTGCCGAGTACCCCGATTACCACGATCACGAATGGGGTGTACCGGTTGCCGATGATAGGGCGCTGTACGAGAAAATCTGCCTGGAAGGCTTCCAGGCCGGCATGGCGTGGATCACCATCCTGCGCAAGCGCGAGCATTTTCGCCGGGCGTTCGAGGGTTTTGATTTTCGCCGGGTGGCGCAGTACACCGAGCAGGATATCCAGCGCTTGATGGCCGACCCCGGCATTGTGCGTAACCGGGCGAAAATCCTCTCGACCCTCAACAATGCGCGCAGGGCCTGTGAACTGGTGGATGAATACGGCTCGCTGGCGGCCTGGTTGTGGGCATTCGAGCCGGCGGCCGACGAGCGCCCGGCGGTGGTGGACATGGCCTATTGGACGGGCAACTCGACGTCACCGGCGTCGGTACGCTTGTCCAAGGCCTTGAAGAAGCGCGGCTGGACATTCGTCGGGCCGACGACGATGTATGCATTCATGCAGGCGATGGGGATGGTCAATGACCACCTGGAAGGCTGCGCCTGTCGGCAGCCGATTGAAGACCTGCGCCGCCAGTTCAGGCGCCCCTGAGTCCTGAACTGGCAGGGCCTCCTTACTCCTCAGCCAATCTGCAACAGGATATCGCGCACCTTGTCCAGGGATGGGTCGATATCCAGGGTCTCGATGGCGCCGAAGCCGAAGATCAAGCCACTACGCACCGGCGCCTGATGGAAAAACACGTCCAGTGGATACAGGCCGACTTCCACCTGGCGCGCCCGTTCGATCAGCAGGGGGATGTTCACGGGCACTTTGCACAGTGCGGCCAAGTGGAACCCGGCCACGCTGGGCACGGCTTCGAACCAGGGCGACAGGTCGCCGGCCAGGCGGCTGAGGATGCGTTCGCGGCGGGTGGTGTAGACCGCGTGACAACGCCGGATGTGCTTGAGCAGATAGCCTTCGCTGATGAACTTGGCCAGGGCCCATTGCGGCAGTGTCGAGCTGTGCTGGTCGCTCAGTTGCTTGGCCTTGAGTACCGCGCCGCGGATGGCCGGTGGCAGCACCGTGTAGCCCAGGCGCAGCTCTGGGAGCAGGGTCTTGGAGAAGGTTCCGACATAGGCGACGATGCCTCGTGTATCCATGCTTTGCAGGGCGTCGGCGGGGCGGCCTTCGTAGCGGAACTCACTGTCGTAGTCGTCCTCGATGACAATTGCGCCCAGCGCCAGCGCCCGTTCCAGCAGCGCTTCGCGGCGCGGCAGGCTCATGGGGATACCCAATGGAAACTGGTGGGACGGGGTGACGTAGATCAGTCGGGTGCCTTCGGGAATCAACTCGACCTGGATCCCTTGCGCGTCCAGCGGCACGCCGGCCACCGTGGCGCCCATGGCTTCGAAAAGCAGGCGCGCCGGGGCGTAGCCGGGGTCTTCCATGGCGACGATGCTGCCCGGTTCCAGCACCACGCGGGCGATCAGGTCCAGTGCCTGCTGGGCACCGTTGCACACCACAATGTCGTCGTCGCAGCAGTTGACCCCACGGGAAAAGGCGATATGCCCGGCAATCGCATTGCGCAAGGCCGGCAAGCCCTCGGGCTGGCCGTAGAAACCACTGTTTTTGGCAATGCGGCGCAGAGCGTCCTGGGTGCAACGTCGCCATTCGTCCTGGGGGAACAGGCTGCGGGTGGTGGCGCCACCGATGAACTCGCAGCGCAACGTGCTTTCGCGTGTCGGATGGCGCATGGGCGAGGGCAGGGCCTGCCACTTGGCCAGGTTGGCGGCGCAGGCCAGGTCGGCTGCACTTTGCAGGCCCTTTGGCCGCAGCGCATGGGGGGTGACGAAGGTGCCACGGCCGATCTTGCCGATCAGCAGGCCTTCGTAGGTCAGGGTGGTGTAGGTGTCGGACACGGTCTTGCGCGACACCCCCAACTGCTCGGCCAGCAAGCGGCTGGGGGGCAACTGCGCGCCAGCGGCCAGGCGTCCTGATTCAATCGCGTCGCGCAGTTGCTGGTAAAGCTGTTCGGCCAGGTCCTTGCGGCCCTGGATGACGACGTGCAGTTCCATGTTTCATTCCGAGGCGGTCAATTCTGCCAAGGTTACTCGTATGTACCGGCCACGCCGATCAAAAATGTGGGAGCGGGCTTGCTCGCGAAAGCAGTGGGTCAGTCAACATCAATGTTTGCTGGGCCGACGTCTTCGCGAGCAAGCCCGCTCCCACACAAGCGTGGGTCAGGAGAGGAAGCCACCGTCCACATTCAGCGAAACACCCGTGGTGTAGGTCGAGGCATCGCTGGCCAGGTACAGCACCGCGCCGGCCATTTCACTGGGGTCGGCCACGCGCTTGAGCGGGATCTGGGCCAGGGCCATGTTCAGGATCGACTCGTTTTTCACCAGGGCCGAGGCAAACTTGGTGTCGGTCAGGCCCGGCAGCAGGGCGTTGCAGCGGATGCCGAACGGCGCGCATTCCTTGGCAAACACCTTGGTCATATTGATCACGGCGGCCTTGGTCACCGAGTAGATGCCCTGGAAGTGCCCCGGGGAAATGCCGTTGATCGAGGCCACGTTGATGATGCTGCCGCCACCGTTGTCACGCATCAGCTTGCCGGCTTCCACTGACATGAAGAAGTAGCCACGGATGTTCACGTCGACGGTTTTCTGGAACGCGCCGAGGTCGGTGTCCAGCACGTTGCAGAACTGGGGGTTGGTCGCGGCGTTGTTGACCAGGATGTCCAGGCGCCCGAACTGCTGGCGAATGCCGGCAAACACCTCGCTGATCTGCTCCATCTCGCCGATATGGCAGGCAATGGCCGTGGCCTTGCCGCCGGCGGCGATGATTGCATCGGCCACGTGCTGGCAGCCGTCGATCTTGCGGCTCGAGACAATCACGTGGGCACCTTGCTGGGCCAGCAGCTTGGCGATGGCCTCACCAATGCCACGGCTGGCCCCGGAAACAAACGCGATCTTGCCATCGAGGTCGAACAGATGAGTCTTGGACATGGTGGTTCCTTGTCGGGTCAGAGGGTGGATTTGTGGATGACGTTCAGACTCATCTGTTCCAGCAGCGTGTTCATGCGGATGAACTGCGCGAAACGTTTGTCCTGGGTCTGGCCATGGAAGAAGCGGTAGTAGATCTGCTGCACGATGCCGGCCAGACGGAACAGGCCGTAGGTGTAGTAGAAGTCGAAATTGTCGATCTGGATGCCGGAGCGCTCGGCGTAGTAATCGACAAACTGGCGGCGGGTCAGCATGCCGGGGGCGTTGCTCGGTTGGCGGCGCATCAGTTGCACGGGCGCCGGGTCGGCGGCTTCGATCCAGTAGGCGAGGCTGTTGCCCAGGTCCATCAGCGGGTCGCCCAGGGTGGTCAGCTCCCAATCCAGCACGCCAATGATTTGCATCGGGTTGTTGGGGTCGAGGATCACATTGTCGAAGCGATAGTCGTTGTGCACGATGCTCGAGGTCGGATGATCGGCGGGCATCTTGTCGTTGAGCCAGGCACGCACGGCTTCCCATTTCGGGGCGTCGGGGGTCAGGGCTTTTTCGTAGCGCTCGCTCCAGCCGCGAATCTGGCGTTGCACATAACCTTCAGGCTTGCCCAGGTCGGCCAGGCCGCACGCGCTGTAGTCGACCTGGTGCAGTTCGACGAACTTGTCGATAAAGCTCT comes from the Pseudomonas shahriarae genome and includes:
- a CDS encoding GntR family transcriptional regulator, giving the protein MSAHALQRTNVVTAPPPMRLVPGKRPSVDDLYPRLFDAILEQRIVPTSRFTEEGLAEQFGVSRSVLRRVLARLAEQQVIILRPNLRAQVAAPDAQQVQHILEARRLMEVTVVQLACAQASPGQVRRLRELVARQRACVEQGQQGPAIRLCGEFHLLLASIAGNRPLAQFLNSLVPLTSLVIAQQGTFAGTWREQSAMIEALERRDGGTAVSLMTQHLDHLQAQLS
- a CDS encoding FadR/GntR family transcriptional regulator; the protein is MISTSTVVNSVVEKLRAALARGQWRRGEMLPGQRELAEQLGISRPSLREAVIVLETLGLVRSMPGKGVVVLETSVNEPQAHDAVADASLADILQLRYTLEPFIVGLVAQSITSKEIGQLRLTLMDMREALDANDSEAGMNAYIAFHEELFALTSNPIFQNVVQQTSNALKQSAQVLRNSPEHLAERLQENEAVVRAIRSKNSAQASAEMRRHILNEGQRMGTALNIPDDHLGN
- a CDS encoding C4-dicarboxylate transporter DctA, with the translated sequence MLRWCSRSIFLQVVIGLMLGIACGLALPEFSSQLKPLGDGFIKLIKMLIGLIVFCVVVSGISGAGDLKKVGRIGLKSVIYFEILTTIALVLGLVLAFSTGIGSGANIHLEQLSSAGLNELADRGQHIKGTSQFLMDLIPNSVIGAFADNNVLQVLLFSVLFGSALNLVGEAASGISRLINELSHVIFRIMGMIVRLAPIGVFGAIAFTTSTYGLDSLQHLGSLVGLFYLTCIAFVALILGAVMRLSGLRMLPLLKYLREELLIVMGTASSDAVLPQIMRKLEHLGIGSSTVGLVIPTGYSFNLDGFSIYLTLAIVFIANATGTPLSMTDLLTILLVSLITSKGAHGIPGSALVILAATLTAIPAIPVVGLVLVLAVDWFMGIGRALTNLIGNCVATVAIARWEKDIDLQRANKVLEGQQGYAFQAKKPVLPAHQEF
- a CDS encoding DNA-3-methyladenine glycosylase I, with amino-acid sequence MDKPGLTTDETGLTRCTWRTAAAEYPDYHDHEWGVPVADDRALYEKICLEGFQAGMAWITILRKREHFRRAFEGFDFRRVAQYTEQDIQRLMADPGIVRNRAKILSTLNNARRACELVDEYGSLAAWLWAFEPAADERPAVVDMAYWTGNSTSPASVRLSKALKKRGWTFVGPTTMYAFMQAMGMVNDHLEGCACRQPIEDLRRQFRRP
- a CDS encoding PLP-dependent aminotransferase family protein, translated to MELHVVIQGRKDLAEQLYQQLRDAIESGRLAAGAQLPPSRLLAEQLGVSRKTVSDTYTTLTYEGLLIGKIGRGTFVTPHALRPKGLQSAADLACAANLAKWQALPSPMRHPTRESTLRCEFIGGATTRSLFPQDEWRRCTQDALRRIAKNSGFYGQPEGLPALRNAIAGHIAFSRGVNCCDDDIVVCNGAQQALDLIARVVLEPGSIVAMEDPGYAPARLLFEAMGATVAGVPLDAQGIQVELIPEGTRLIYVTPSHQFPLGIPMSLPRREALLERALALGAIVIEDDYDSEFRYEGRPADALQSMDTRGIVAYVGTFSKTLLPELRLGYTVLPPAIRGAVLKAKQLSDQHSSTLPQWALAKFISEGYLLKHIRRCHAVYTTRRERILSRLAGDLSPWFEAVPSVAGFHLAALCKVPVNIPLLIERARQVEVGLYPLDVFFHQAPVRSGLIFGFGAIETLDIDPSLDKVRDILLQIG
- a CDS encoding SDR family oxidoreductase, translated to MSKTHLFDLDGKIAFVSGASRGIGEAIAKLLAQQGAHVIVSSRKIDGCQHVADAIIAAGGKATAIACHIGEMEQISEVFAGIRQQFGRLDILVNNAATNPQFCNVLDTDLGAFQKTVDVNIRGYFFMSVEAGKLMRDNGGGSIINVASINGISPGHFQGIYSVTKAAVINMTKVFAKECAPFGIRCNALLPGLTDTKFASALVKNESILNMALAQIPLKRVADPSEMAGAVLYLASDASTYTTGVSLNVDGGFLS
- a CDS encoding phosphotransferase family protein, which encodes MALNDQSTQIRPGEELDASLIDPYLKAHIPGLSGSARISQFPGGASNLTYLLEYPEQEFVLRRPPFGHKAKSAHDMGREFRILNQLKDGFPYCPKAYVHCTDESVIGAEFYVMERVKGIILRSDLPPELGLDAARTEALCKSFIDKFVELHQVDYSACGLADLGKPEGYVQRQIRGWSERYEKALTPDAPKWEAVRAWLNDKMPADHPTSSIVHNDYRFDNVILDPNNPMQIIGVLDWELTTLGDPLMDLGNSLAYWIEAADPAPVQLMRRQPSNAPGMLTRRQFVDYYAERSGIQIDNFDFYYTYGLFRLAGIVQQIYYRFFHGQTQDKRFAQFIRMNTLLEQMSLNVIHKSTL